One stretch of Chryseobacterium indologenes DNA includes these proteins:
- a CDS encoding iron chaperone, giving the protein MKNTFKNIDDYILLFPTDVQEKLLELRKAIHSQIPDLEEYIGYQMPAFKYKGKPLVYFAGYKKHIGFYPGAEGIKNFEKDFKEKNYKFSKGAVQLPIEGKIPLDLIHRIVAFRIQEIEQKKS; this is encoded by the coding sequence ATGAAAAACACCTTCAAAAATATTGATGATTACATCCTTTTATTCCCAACCGATGTCCAGGAAAAGCTTCTTGAGCTAAGAAAAGCCATTCATTCCCAAATTCCCGATCTTGAAGAATATATTGGTTATCAGATGCCTGCTTTTAAATATAAAGGAAAGCCTTTGGTTTACTTTGCCGGATATAAAAAGCATATTGGATTCTATCCTGGCGCTGAAGGAATCAAAAATTTTGAGAAAGATTTTAAAGAAAAGAACTATAAATTTTCTAAAGGAGCCGTACAGCTTCCGATAGAGGGAAAGATTCCATTGGATCTCATTCACCGAATTGTAGCATTCCGAATCCAAGAAATTGAGCAAAAAAAATCCTGA
- the gdhA gene encoding NADP-specific glutamate dehydrogenase: protein MEQYNIDQKIQEFIAKIEAKNPNEPEFLQAVKEVAVTVIPFIATRKEYNGMKLLERMAEAERIIIFRVPWVDDKGEIQVNRGFRIQMNSAIGPYKGGIRFHPTVNLSVLKFLAFEQVFKNSLTTLPMGGGKGGSDFDPQGKSDMEVMRFCQAFMTELCKHIGPETDVPAGDIGVGAREIGYLFGQYKKIRNEFTGVLTGKGLAYGGSLIRPEATGYGVVYFAEQMLKTIGQNFQGKTVTVSGFGNVAWGVIKKATELGAKVVTLSGPDGYVYDKDGISGEKIDYLLELRASGNNRAEDYVKKYPSAEFHAGKRPWEVKCDVAFPSATQNELDLDDARKLVENGCLCVTEAANMPSTLDAINYFLDNKVLFSPGKASNAGGVATSGLEMTQNSIRLNWTSEEVDARLKEIMIGIHKACRDYGKDEDGYVNYVKGANIAGFVKVAEAMLAQGVV, encoded by the coding sequence ATGGAACAATATAATATTGACCAGAAAATCCAAGAGTTTATTGCAAAAATTGAAGCAAAAAATCCTAACGAACCGGAATTCTTACAGGCTGTAAAAGAAGTTGCCGTAACTGTAATTCCATTCATTGCTACGAGAAAAGAATATAACGGAATGAAGCTGCTTGAAAGAATGGCTGAAGCTGAAAGAATTATTATCTTCAGAGTTCCATGGGTTGATGATAAAGGAGAGATTCAGGTTAACAGAGGTTTCAGAATCCAAATGAACTCTGCTATTGGTCCATACAAAGGAGGAATCCGTTTCCACCCTACTGTAAACTTATCAGTTCTTAAGTTCTTAGCTTTCGAGCAAGTGTTCAAAAACTCTTTAACAACCCTTCCAATGGGTGGTGGTAAAGGAGGTTCGGATTTTGATCCACAAGGAAAATCTGATATGGAAGTAATGCGTTTCTGCCAGGCTTTCATGACAGAACTATGCAAGCACATTGGTCCTGAAACAGACGTACCTGCAGGAGATATCGGTGTAGGAGCAAGAGAGATCGGTTACCTATTCGGACAATACAAGAAAATCAGAAACGAATTTACAGGAGTTCTTACAGGAAAAGGACTTGCTTACGGAGGATCATTAATCCGTCCTGAAGCTACAGGATACGGAGTTGTATACTTCGCTGAGCAGATGCTTAAGACGATCGGACAGAATTTCCAAGGGAAAACAGTAACTGTATCAGGTTTCGGAAACGTAGCTTGGGGAGTGATCAAGAAAGCAACTGAGCTTGGAGCAAAAGTGGTAACACTTTCTGGTCCTGACGGATACGTTTATGATAAAGATGGTATCAGCGGAGAAAAAATTGACTATTTATTAGAGCTTAGAGCTTCTGGAAACAACAGGGCTGAGGACTATGTTAAGAAATATCCATCTGCTGAATTCCACGCTGGAAAACGTCCTTGGGAAGTGAAGTGTGACGTAGCATTCCCTTCTGCAACTCAAAACGAATTAGATTTAGATGACGCAAGAAAATTAGTTGAAAACGGATGTCTTTGTGTAACTGAAGCGGCTAACATGCCTTCTACACTTGACGCTATCAACTACTTCTTAGACAATAAAGTATTATTCTCTCCTGGTAAAGCTTCCAACGCTGGAGGTGTTGCTACATCAGGATTAGAAATGACTCAGAACTCTATCCGTCTTAACTGGACTTCTGAAGAAGTTGACGCAAGATTAAAGGAAATCATGATCGGTATCCACAAAGCTTGTAGAGATTACGGAAAAGACGAAGATGGTTATGTAAACTACGTAAAAGGTGCCAATATTGCGGGCTTCGTAAAAGTAGCAGAGGCAATGTTAGCTCAAGGAGTGGTATAA
- the dprA gene encoding DNA-processing protein DprA, translated as MISEEYLYAIALRESSQIGDINFHKLVKTFGNAENAWKKAKREYKKLEGIGQKTVADIGNESHLKFAEKELSFCEKNNIRIRLRHLDETPSLLNECIDAPAILYQKGNTNESLQKISIVGTRTMTSYGKQFITDFFEATQSLQYASVSGLALGIDKEVHEQSIRNQKPTIAVLAHGFDFLYPAQNRKLSEKILQEGGILLTEFNSTRKPDRENFIQRNRIVAGLSPSTIVVETGFGGGSVSTAAFANDYNREVFALPGRITDIHSQGCNQLILHNKATAISTIKDLISMLGFHNPKEKIAELFPHSEITIQFTDSQENIYQFIKQNPQISLDDLAQEIDLSSHKILPIILELELLGKVKSFSGRQFIAN; from the coding sequence ATGATCTCCGAAGAATATTTATATGCCATTGCATTGCGCGAAAGCAGCCAGATTGGTGATATTAATTTCCATAAACTTGTAAAAACCTTTGGAAATGCAGAAAATGCATGGAAAAAAGCAAAGAGAGAATACAAAAAACTGGAAGGTATTGGGCAAAAAACAGTTGCCGATATTGGAAATGAAAGTCATCTGAAATTTGCAGAAAAGGAACTGTCATTTTGTGAAAAAAATAATATCCGGATCAGGTTAAGGCATCTTGATGAAACTCCTTCTCTTCTTAATGAATGCATAGATGCGCCTGCCATTTTATACCAAAAAGGAAATACTAATGAATCGCTTCAGAAGATAAGCATTGTTGGGACCCGTACTATGACTTCTTATGGAAAACAGTTTATCACAGATTTTTTTGAAGCTACCCAATCTTTACAATATGCTTCTGTGAGCGGTCTTGCTTTAGGAATAGATAAAGAAGTTCATGAGCAGTCTATCCGCAATCAGAAACCCACCATAGCAGTTCTTGCCCATGGATTTGATTTTTTATATCCTGCCCAAAATAGAAAATTGTCAGAAAAAATTCTTCAGGAAGGTGGTATTTTATTAACCGAATTCAATTCTACCAGAAAACCGGATCGCGAAAATTTCATTCAGAGAAATAGAATTGTAGCGGGGCTTTCTCCTTCAACCATCGTTGTGGAAACAGGATTTGGAGGTGGATCTGTAAGCACAGCAGCTTTTGCCAATGATTATAACAGGGAGGTGTTTGCTCTACCCGGAAGGATCACAGACATTCATAGCCAGGGCTGTAATCAATTGATTTTGCATAACAAAGCTACAGCTATTTCTACTATTAAAGATCTTATAAGCATGCTGGGTTTTCATAATCCAAAAGAAAAAATTGCTGAGCTATTTCCTCACAGTGAAATAACAATACAATTTACTGATAGTCAGGAAAATATTTATCAATTCATCAAACAAAATCCACAGATTTCTCTGGACGATCTCGCACAGGAAATTGACCTTTCTTCACATAAAATTTTACCAATTATTTTAGAATTAGAACTTTTAGGGAAAGTAAAATCATTTTCCGGGAGGCAATTTATCGCAAATTAA
- a CDS encoding rhomboid family intramembrane serine protease encodes MFKNVISKRAIIYPLLMLSAMWFGYFLQMQGFFGSCFGAIIPLVPEGLLGILTSPLLHGNIDHIIGNSIPIAALMFLLYQFYPLVANKVFFIGWIATGLLVWLLPPIDIITGEYMYTCTIGASGIVYVLAFFLFFSGVFKWNMKLLTISLLVVLYYGSLVWGMLPEELFYNMQEPSKISWQAHLSGAIVGSIIAFSFKNVGEKKKKFIWEYPNYYSEKDDKLWQEYKENHPEDFMELPYKKRDDIWDHLDELRGK; translated from the coding sequence ATGTTTAAAAATGTAATTTCCAAAAGAGCGATTATATACCCTTTGCTGATGCTTTCAGCAATGTGGTTCGGATATTTTTTACAGATGCAAGGCTTTTTTGGAAGTTGCTTCGGAGCCATTATTCCATTGGTTCCGGAAGGACTGCTGGGGATACTAACCTCTCCTCTCCTTCATGGAAACATAGATCATATTATAGGAAACTCCATTCCCATAGCCGCCCTGATGTTTCTGTTGTACCAGTTTTATCCTTTAGTCGCCAACAAGGTTTTCTTTATCGGGTGGATAGCAACAGGGCTTTTAGTATGGCTGCTCCCTCCTATTGACATCATAACCGGTGAATATATGTACACCTGTACCATTGGAGCCAGCGGGATAGTATATGTATTAGCTTTTTTCCTATTCTTTAGCGGAGTTTTTAAATGGAATATGAAGCTTCTCACTATTTCTTTATTGGTGGTCTTATATTATGGAAGTTTAGTATGGGGAATGCTTCCCGAAGAACTGTTCTATAATATGCAGGAACCGAGTAAAATATCATGGCAGGCACACCTTTCCGGTGCAATTGTAGGAAGCATTATCGCATTTTCTTTTAAAAATGTGGGTGAGAAAAAGAAAAAATTCATCTGGGAATACCCCAATTATTATAGTGAAAAAGATGATAAACTTTGGCAGGAATATAAAGAAAATCATCCTGAAGATTTTATGGAACTTCCATATAAAAAAAGAGATGATATATGGGATCATTTGGATGAATTAAGAGGAAAATAA
- a CDS encoding DUF3078 domain-containing protein — translation MKKFLLILSIFMGIYASAQEELKKDSVVVDTVKYWSVLGKNTLMINQAAFSNWVGGGANNVGWLAGANYNITYEKDNDLWENIIVLGYGQNDTKGLGIRKTQDVINVSTNYGRKFSKSWYFSLGAGLQSQFAPGYEDGNNPEAKKISNFMAPGYLNVGMGITYRPNDNLTVTLRPTNARWTFVLDKELQLEGNYGLKSDGATSLLQFGFLGTAMYKLKIMEDIHLTNTASVFSNYLDHPDRLVLAYGALLNLKVNKYISSNISLDLLYDHNQIEKTQLKQTLGIGFAYTLDNGVKRSDRKDSQWWIKK, via the coding sequence ATGAAGAAGTTTTTATTGATTCTTTCCATATTTATGGGGATTTATGCAAGTGCACAAGAAGAATTGAAAAAAGATTCCGTAGTGGTAGACACAGTAAAATACTGGTCAGTGTTAGGAAAAAACACTTTAATGATTAATCAGGCTGCCTTTTCAAACTGGGTAGGAGGTGGAGCCAATAACGTAGGCTGGCTTGCCGGTGCCAACTACAATATTACCTATGAAAAAGACAATGATCTTTGGGAAAACATTATTGTTCTTGGCTATGGACAGAATGATACTAAAGGATTGGGAATAAGAAAGACCCAGGATGTGATTAATGTTTCTACGAATTACGGGCGAAAGTTTTCCAAAAGCTGGTATTTTTCTCTGGGAGCAGGTTTACAGTCTCAGTTTGCTCCTGGATATGAAGATGGAAATAATCCTGAAGCAAAAAAAATCTCAAATTTTATGGCTCCGGGTTATCTGAATGTCGGTATGGGTATCACGTACAGACCTAATGATAACTTAACCGTCACTTTACGGCCTACCAACGCCAGGTGGACGTTTGTTCTGGATAAAGAACTTCAGCTTGAAGGAAATTATGGTTTAAAAAGCGACGGAGCTACTTCGTTATTACAGTTCGGTTTCCTGGGGACAGCCATGTATAAGCTTAAGATTATGGAAGATATTCACCTAACCAATACAGCTTCAGTCTTTTCAAATTACCTGGACCACCCTGACAGGCTGGTGCTTGCTTATGGGGCCCTTCTGAATCTAAAAGTCAATAAATATATCTCTTCCAATATCTCACTGGATTTACTATATGATCATAATCAGATTGAAAAAACTCAGTTAAAGCAAACACTGGGGATTGGCTTTGCTTATACACTGGATAATGGGGTCAAACGTTCCGATCGTAAAGACAGCCAGTGGTGGATAAAAAAATAA
- a CDS encoding DUF3078 domain-containing protein → MKKVLLIASVSFGAMTMAQETKTDAPATDTVKAWSIQGQNTLMLNQAAFSNWVGGGANNVGWLAGVNYNLTYEKGKDLWENIIILGYGQNNTQGTGVRKTQDVINLSTNYGREFAKHWYISGGVGLQTQFAPGYEDGNNPDAKKISNFMAPGYLSLGVGVTYRPDDNLTVTLRPANGRWTFVLDKDLQKAGTYGLKNDGDSSLFQFGFLGTAMYKLKIMENITLLNTASVFSNYLDHPERLVLGYSGILSMKINKYISTNVTLDLLYDHNQIWKTQLKQTLGVGLAYNFDNGKKRSENKDNQSWLKK, encoded by the coding sequence ATGAAAAAAGTTTTATTGATCGCTTCCGTTTCTTTTGGTGCTATGACTATGGCTCAGGAAACGAAGACTGATGCTCCTGCAACAGACACTGTTAAAGCCTGGTCTATCCAGGGACAAAATACTTTAATGCTTAATCAGGCTGCCTTTTCAAATTGGGTAGGAGGTGGAGCCAATAATGTAGGATGGCTTGCCGGTGTCAATTACAATCTGACCTATGAAAAAGGTAAAGATCTTTGGGAAAACATTATTATTCTTGGTTATGGGCAAAACAACACACAAGGAACCGGTGTAAGAAAGACGCAGGATGTTATCAATTTATCGACCAATTACGGTAGAGAGTTTGCTAAACATTGGTATATCTCCGGGGGCGTTGGTCTTCAGACCCAATTTGCTCCAGGGTATGAAGATGGCAACAATCCAGATGCAAAGAAAATTTCCAATTTTATGGCGCCAGGTTACCTGAGCCTTGGGGTAGGAGTGACTTATCGTCCTGATGACAATCTTACAGTGACCCTGCGTCCTGCCAATGGAAGATGGACTTTTGTACTGGATAAAGACCTTCAAAAAGCAGGAACTTACGGCCTTAAAAATGATGGAGATTCTTCTCTTTTCCAATTCGGTTTTCTGGGAACAGCAATGTATAAGCTGAAAATTATGGAAAACATCACTTTGCTTAACACGGCTTCCGTATTTTCAAACTATCTGGATCATCCGGAAAGGCTGGTTCTTGGATATAGTGGAATTTTAAGTATGAAAATCAATAAATATATTTCTACGAATGTAACGCTGGACCTATTATATGATCACAATCAGATATGGAAAACCCAGTTGAAGCAAACTCTGGGGGTAGGTTTAGCTTATAATTTTGATAACGGAAAGAAACGTTCAGAAAATAAGGATAACCAGAGCTGGTTAAAGAAATAA
- the sufD gene encoding Fe-S cluster assembly protein SufD: MALKEQIIENHHEFLESLRHRFLDDNRKAALQKFENIGFPTKKDEEYKYTNLKEITEKSYNFFPKESHNITKEQFDELHLGEENFDWIVFVNGKLHKELSKVSIENVEFLSFNYALNDDKHKEVFEKYFNTIASKDLAFTNLNLAYCKYGFFLKVPKNVVIEKPIHVFYISQNQEENTFYNTRNLLIVEDGAKVEVIESHHNFDDTYVFTNSVTEIFTYPNAKADWHKLQNDNNTSYLVDHTFARQEKDSLTTVNTFSFGGKLVRNNLDFIHNGSNINSFMNGITIIGKDQLVDHHTAVHHNFPNCESYQNYKGIFDGNAHGVFNGKVFVDKIAQKTNAYQQNNNVLLSEGASIDTKPQLEIFADDVKCSHGCTVGQLNEDALFYLRARGISKKEAQALLLYAFANDAMQNIDIEPLKEKISKLLAEKLEVDIEF, from the coding sequence ATGGCATTAAAAGAACAAATCATCGAAAACCATCATGAGTTTTTGGAGAGCCTTCGTCACAGGTTTCTGGATGACAATAGAAAAGCTGCTCTTCAAAAGTTTGAAAACATTGGTTTTCCTACCAAAAAAGACGAAGAATATAAATATACCAATCTAAAGGAGATCACGGAAAAAAGCTACAACTTCTTCCCGAAAGAAAGCCACAATATCACTAAAGAGCAGTTTGATGAATTGCACCTTGGAGAAGAAAATTTTGATTGGATTGTTTTTGTAAACGGTAAGCTTCACAAAGAGCTTTCAAAAGTTTCTATTGAAAATGTAGAATTCCTTTCATTCAATTATGCATTGAATGATGACAAACATAAAGAGGTATTTGAAAAATATTTCAATACAATTGCTTCTAAGGATTTAGCATTCACAAACTTAAACCTTGCGTACTGCAAGTATGGTTTCTTCCTGAAAGTTCCTAAAAATGTAGTGATTGAAAAGCCTATTCATGTTTTCTATATTTCTCAGAATCAAGAGGAAAATACATTTTACAATACAAGAAATCTATTAATTGTAGAAGATGGAGCGAAGGTGGAAGTTATTGAAAGTCACCACAATTTTGATGACACTTATGTGTTCACCAATTCTGTGACAGAAATCTTCACTTATCCGAATGCAAAAGCAGACTGGCACAAACTTCAGAACGACAACAATACTTCTTACCTTGTAGATCACACCTTTGCCAGACAGGAAAAAGACAGCTTAACCACCGTAAACACATTCTCTTTCGGAGGTAAACTGGTAAGAAACAACCTTGATTTTATTCATAATGGATCAAATATCAATTCATTTATGAACGGAATTACCATTATCGGAAAAGATCAGTTGGTAGACCACCATACAGCGGTTCACCACAATTTCCCGAATTGTGAAAGTTACCAGAACTACAAAGGAATCTTCGACGGTAATGCTCACGGAGTTTTCAATGGAAAGGTTTTTGTTGATAAAATTGCTCAAAAAACCAATGCTTACCAACAGAACAATAACGTATTGCTAAGTGAAGGAGCGAGTATTGATACTAAACCTCAATTGGAGATCTTTGCAGACGATGTAAAATGTTCTCACGGATGTACAGTAGGTCAGCTTAACGAAGACGCCCTATTCTATCTGAGAGCAAGAGGAATCTCTAAAAAAGAAGCACAGGCATTACTTCTGTACGCCTTTGCTAATGATGCAATGCAAAACATCGATATTGAACCTCTAAAAGAGAAAATTTCAAAGCTTTTGGCTGAGAAACTGGAAGTAGATATAGAATTTTAA
- the sufC gene encoding Fe-S cluster assembly ATPase SufC — MLEIKNLHAKIEDGAEILKGINLEIKPGEVHAIMGPNGAGKSTLSSVIAGKEDYEVTGGEILFQGEDIIEDAPEDRAHKGIFLSFQYPVEIPGVSVTNFIKAALNETRKANGLEEMPAKEMLALIREKSEKLGIKKDFLSRSLNEGFSGGEKKRNEIFQMMMLNPKLAILDETDSGLDIDALRIVADGVNHFKNEGNAVLLITHYQRLLNYIQPDFVHVLANGKIIKTGDKSLALELEEKGYDWLLN, encoded by the coding sequence ATGTTAGAAATTAAAAACCTTCACGCCAAAATTGAAGATGGCGCAGAAATATTAAAAGGGATTAACCTTGAAATAAAACCAGGAGAAGTTCACGCTATTATGGGGCCAAACGGAGCTGGTAAGTCTACCCTTTCTTCTGTAATCGCTGGAAAAGAGGATTACGAAGTGACAGGTGGAGAGATTCTTTTCCAGGGAGAAGATATCATCGAAGATGCTCCGGAAGACAGAGCACACAAAGGAATCTTCCTTTCTTTCCAGTATCCAGTGGAAATTCCGGGAGTTTCTGTAACGAACTTCATCAAAGCTGCATTAAACGAAACAAGAAAAGCAAACGGATTGGAAGAGATGCCGGCAAAAGAAATGCTTGCATTAATCCGCGAAAAATCTGAAAAACTGGGTATCAAAAAAGATTTCCTTTCAAGATCACTGAACGAAGGATTCTCCGGAGGTGAAAAGAAAAGAAACGAAATCTTCCAGATGATGATGCTTAATCCTAAATTAGCTATCCTTGACGAAACAGATTCAGGATTGGACATTGATGCATTAAGAATTGTAGCAGACGGGGTAAATCATTTTAAAAACGAAGGAAACGCAGTGCTTTTGATTACTCACTATCAAAGACTGCTAAATTATATTCAACCTGATTTCGTTCACGTTTTAGCTAATGGAAAAATCATTAAAACAGGTGATAAATCTTTAGCATTAGAACTTGAAGAAAAAGGATACGATTGGCTTCTTAACTAA
- a CDS encoding GNAT family N-acetyltransferase: MKATERLILRRPEKEDFESFFEINHDPQTNIHNPGGPMSFEKAESTFTRMLDHWETHHFGSWAIVEKDNPDKIIGFGGLSYKLYGEEKKLNLGYRFASRAWGKGYATEFTKEAINLGFNEDNKDEIFAIVRPGNIASVKVLEKAGMIKIGTLNDVPGQPESLVYRIQK, translated from the coding sequence ATGAAAGCTACAGAAAGATTAATTTTAAGAAGACCTGAAAAAGAAGACTTTGAAAGTTTCTTTGAAATTAATCACGATCCTCAAACCAATATTCATAACCCAGGCGGACCGATGAGTTTTGAAAAAGCAGAAAGTACATTTACCCGAATGCTTGATCATTGGGAAACCCATCATTTTGGGAGCTGGGCGATTGTTGAAAAAGACAATCCTGATAAAATAATAGGTTTTGGAGGTCTGAGCTACAAACTCTACGGAGAAGAAAAAAAATTGAATTTAGGCTATCGTTTTGCTTCCCGGGCATGGGGGAAAGGGTACGCCACAGAATTCACAAAGGAAGCTATAAATCTTGGGTTTAATGAAGACAATAAAGACGAAATATTTGCCATTGTCCGTCCCGGCAATATAGCTTCTGTTAAAGTATTGGAAAAGGCAGGTATGATCAAAATCGGGACCTTAAATGATGTTCCTGGTCAACCTGAAAGTTTAGTATATAGAATTCAAAAATAA
- the sufB gene encoding Fe-S cluster assembly protein SufB: MSKYTEDDLRVDLENKKYEFGWETKIDYEDFPIGLNEDIIRAISAKKEEPEWMTEWRLESFKIWQKMIEPNWANIKYEKPDFQAIRYYAAPKAKPELESLDQVDPELLKTFEKLGINIEEQKRLSGVAVDIVIDSVSVKTTFQDTLAEKGIIFCSISEAIKNHPDLVRKYLGKVVPRGDNFYAALNSAVFSDGSFCYIPKGVKCPMELSTYFRINQAGTGQFERTLVIADEGSYVSYLEGCTAPSRDENQLHAAVVELIALDNAEIKYSTVQNWYPGNEEGKGGVFNFVTKRGLCERNAKISWTQVETGSAVTWKYPSCILKGDNSIGEFYSIAVTNNHQYADTGTKMIHIGKNTKSTIISKGISAGKSQNSYRGQVKVMPSAKGARNFSQCDSLLMGNECGAHTFPYIEIKDPTAQLEHEATTSKIGEDQIFYCNQRGIDTERAIALIVNGFSKEVLNKLPMEFAIEAQKLLEISLEGSVG, translated from the coding sequence ATGAGTAAATATACTGAAGACGATTTAAGAGTCGATCTAGAAAATAAAAAATATGAATTCGGTTGGGAAACCAAAATTGATTATGAAGATTTCCCGATTGGTTTAAATGAGGATATCATCCGTGCCATCTCTGCTAAAAAAGAAGAGCCGGAATGGATGACTGAATGGCGTCTGGAATCTTTCAAAATCTGGCAAAAAATGATAGAGCCTAACTGGGCCAATATCAAATATGAAAAACCTGATTTTCAAGCAATCCGTTACTACGCAGCTCCAAAGGCAAAACCAGAATTGGAAAGCCTTGATCAGGTAGATCCTGAATTATTGAAAACTTTCGAAAAGTTAGGGATTAATATTGAGGAGCAAAAAAGACTTTCAGGAGTTGCCGTAGATATTGTAATAGACTCTGTTTCTGTGAAAACAACATTCCAGGATACATTGGCAGAAAAAGGAATTATTTTCTGTTCCATCTCTGAGGCTATTAAAAACCATCCTGATTTAGTAAGAAAATATCTTGGAAAAGTAGTTCCTAGAGGAGATAACTTCTACGCAGCATTGAATTCCGCAGTATTCTCTGACGGAAGTTTCTGCTATATTCCTAAAGGAGTAAAATGTCCAATGGAACTCTCCACTTACTTCCGTATCAACCAGGCAGGGACAGGACAGTTTGAAAGAACGCTTGTTATTGCAGATGAAGGAAGTTATGTTTCTTATCTTGAAGGATGTACAGCTCCGTCAAGAGACGAAAATCAACTTCACGCAGCAGTTGTGGAATTGATCGCTCTAGACAATGCTGAAATTAAATATTCAACGGTACAGAACTGGTACCCAGGAAATGAGGAAGGAAAAGGTGGAGTATTCAACTTTGTAACCAAAAGAGGGCTTTGCGAAAGAAATGCAAAAATCTCATGGACTCAGGTTGAAACAGGTTCTGCAGTTACATGGAAATATCCATCTTGTATCCTGAAAGGAGACAACTCCATCGGAGAGTTCTACTCTATCGCAGTAACGAATAACCATCAATATGCAGATACAGGAACAAAAATGATCCACATTGGAAAAAATACCAAGTCAACAATCATTTCCAAAGGAATCTCTGCAGGAAAATCTCAAAACTCATACAGAGGACAGGTAAAAGTAATGCCTTCTGCAAAAGGAGCGAGAAACTTTTCTCAATGTGACTCTTTATTGATGGGTAATGAATGTGGAGCCCACACTTTCCCTTATATTGAAATTAAAGATCCTACTGCACAATTGGAACACGAAGCAACCACTTCAAAAATTGGAGAAGATCAGATTTTCTATTGTAACCAAAGAGGTATTGATACAGAAAGAGCCATTGCGTTGATCGTAAATGGATTCAGTAAAGAAGTTTTAAATAAACTTCCAATGGAATTTGCTATTGAAGCACAGAAACTTCTTGAAATTTCATTAGAAGGATCGGTAGGATAA
- a CDS encoding HesB/IscA family protein, which translates to MIKVSDYAKEKAIQLMTEDGFNPAEDYIRVGVKSGGCSGLEYVLKFDNQKTDTDQIFEDNDIKIIIDKKSILYLAGTTLEYSGGLNGKGFVFNNPNASRTCGCGESFSL; encoded by the coding sequence ATGATAAAGGTATCAGACTATGCAAAGGAGAAAGCCATCCAGTTAATGACGGAAGATGGTTTTAACCCTGCTGAAGATTATATAAGAGTTGGGGTGAAAAGCGGCGGATGCTCTGGTTTAGAGTATGTTTTGAAGTTTGACAACCAAAAAACAGACACAGATCAGATTTTTGAAGATAATGACATTAAGATTATCATCGATAAAAAATCCATTCTTTATTTAGCAGGAACCACTCTTGAATATTCAGGAGGATTGAACGGAAAAGGATTTGTTTTTAACAATCCGAACGCATCCAGAACATGTGGATGTGGAGAATCATTTAGTCTTTAG
- a CDS encoding GLPGLI family protein, which yields MKRIGIIALALFIQQVSAQTNRFVYQVTMKPDVENKADIKTENAYLDISSEKSVFYSENRIKRDSIMQKAFQGGGGRGSINRDQMEGLRSIINYSVEKDKTNQKTYFKDRIGRDIYSYEEDRPMNWKISSETRKIGEYKVQKAETDFGGRKWTAWFTTDLPYQDGPYKFGGLPGLIVKVEDDKGDYSFDLMKNYKIAELPALNQFGNTLKVKRSDFIKQQQKFKTDPMSFMTQGAGGISAPMRIGGGRGPGGGNQDPAEMRKRMEERVKEDAKKNSNPIELQ from the coding sequence ATGAAAAGAATAGGTATTATTGCTCTGGCACTGTTTATACAGCAGGTTTCTGCACAAACGAACCGATTTGTATATCAGGTAACAATGAAGCCAGATGTTGAAAATAAAGCAGATATAAAAACTGAAAATGCATATCTTGATATTTCTTCGGAGAAATCGGTTTTTTACTCTGAAAACAGGATTAAAAGAGATTCTATCATGCAGAAAGCTTTCCAAGGTGGGGGTGGAAGAGGAAGTATTAACCGAGATCAGATGGAAGGTTTGAGAAGTATTATCAATTATTCTGTAGAAAAAGATAAAACAAATCAAAAGACTTATTTTAAAGATAGGATTGGACGTGATATTTATTCTTATGAAGAAGACAGACCAATGAACTGGAAAATTTCTTCAGAAACAAGAAAAATTGGAGAATACAAGGTCCAGAAAGCTGAAACTGATTTTGGTGGAAGAAAATGGACAGCCTGGTTTACAACAGATTTACCGTATCAGGACGGCCCATACAAATTTGGAGGACTTCCGGGACTGATTGTAAAAGTAGAGGATGATAAAGGAGATTATTCTTTTGATCTGATGAAGAATTACAAGATCGCAGAGCTTCCTGCTTTAAACCAGTTTGGAAATACTTTAAAAGTAAAAAGAAGTGACTTTATAAAACAACAACAAAAGTTTAAAACAGACCCAATGTCATTTATGACTCAGGGAGCAGGAGGTATTTCAGCACCAATGAGAATTGGTGGAGGCAGAGGCCCAGGAGGAGGCAATCAGGACCCTGCTGAAATGAGAAAACGAATGGAAGAAAGAGTGAAAGAAGACGCTAAAAAAAATAGTAATCCGATTGAACTACAATAA